The Apium graveolens cultivar Ventura chromosome 6, ASM990537v1, whole genome shotgun sequence genome contains a region encoding:
- the LOC141664244 gene encoding putative multidrug resistance protein: MGSGMLRYTDGIDKMLLFFGTIGCIGEGMMIPATMFILSDEITSYGQSDSKDSSPSSYDTPNMYALRLVYVAIGVGVAAFIDGICWTRTAERQTSRMRVEYLRSVLRQEVSFFDEQAGSSTTFDVISSISADAYAIQNVIAEKVPICIAQLSMFILCFICGFVLSWRLALASVPLTIIFIIPGVGFGRLMMNLGKKIDDAYGVAGGIAEQAISSIRTVYSCVGENQTLARLNQAFEKCMDLGIQQGLTKGLLLGCMGVVYAAWACQAWTGSLLVTRRGENGGHVFISGLCIFMGGIAAMSALPNISFFAEARAAAIRISATIDRVPLIDLENEGQILDAGIVDVEFKDVSFSYPSRPDTIILEGFNLKVGAGETLGLVGASGCGKSTVISLLERLYDPVKGHILVNRCNIKSLSLKWLRSQMGLVSQEPILFATTIKENIMLGREGASMEIIIKAAYAANAHNFISSLPNGYDTQVGQSGVQLSGGQKQRIAIARAIIRDPRILLLDEATSALDAQSEKIVQETLDQASVGRTTIIIAHRLATVHRADTIAVLQSGRVFESGTHIQLMQINNRGGAYRRMVKMQQTVQDDKSSTYYNSSQGATSIFRYRNMQSPKIVRNMQSTKISFNSSPGIIGSPAISFVGIKPVKNFPANDREDVNLLNTSNASVSNWRLLKMNAPEWKELLLGCFGAAGAGAIQPIFSYCLGSLVSVYFLQENSEIKSETRFYIFIFLCLAVFNFFCSLIQYYDFGFMGEKLTKRVREKVLIKLFTFEIRWFEKDENSSAAICARITTEASKVRSLVGDRMSLLVQAITNASVSYALALIATWRLAIVLIAMQPVLIGVFYTKTTLMKKISQKSRNAQNEGSKLAREAVVHHRTITAFSSQERLLSLFSSAMEGPRKQSKKNSWIVAIGYFCVHFLTTISVVVTFWYGGRLQSQGLLHSENLFQAFFVLMGTARTIAEAGSMSSDLLESSNAISSLFEVIDRKSELEPEDPKGIIVEEMVKGNIEMKNVYFAYPSRPNQMILKGLTLNIDAGKTVALVGRSGSGKSTIIGLIERFYDPLKGSIFIDKCNIKRYNLRNLRSHIALVNQEPTLLAGTILQNIVYGNENATEAEIRKASRLANADEFISSMKDGYETYCGDRGIQLSGGQKQRIALARAILKKSKILLLDEATSALDSISQNIVQEALEKMMVSRTCVVIAHQLSTVRKSDSIAVINNGKVVEQGSHLDLLALGKAGSYYSLTKLQRARERS, from the exons ATGGGGAGCGGCATGTTAAGATATACTGATGGAATTGATAAGATGCTGTTGTTCTTTGGAACAATAGGATGTATAGGAGAAGGGATGATGATTCCTGCTACGATGTTCATACTCAGTGATGAGATCACTAGTTATGGACAATCTGATTCTAAAGACAGTTCCCCCTCTTCGTATGATACTCCAAACATG TATGCACTCAGGTTGGTTTATGTTGCTATTGGGGTTGGAGTAGCTGCTTTTATAG ATGGAATATGTTGGACAAGAACAGCAGAGAGGCAAACATCACGAATGAGAGTTGAATATTTGAGATCAGTCCTCAGACAAGAAGTTAGTTTTTTTGATGAGCAAGCAGGTTCTTCTACgacctttgatgtcatctccagCATATCTGCCGATGCTTATGCTATTCAGAATGTTATAGCTGAGAAG GTACCTATTTGCATTGCTCAACTCTCAATGTTCATCCTTTGCTTCATATGTGGTTTCGTACTGTCATGGAGACTAGCATTGGCAAGCGTTCCATTgacaattatatttataattcCTGGAGTTGGATTTGGAAGACTAATGATGAATCTTGGGAAGAAGATTGATGACGCCTACGGGGTAGCTGGTGGGATTGCAGAACAAGCAATCTCCTCAATCCGAACTGTGTATTCATGTGTCGGGGAGAACCAAACATTGGCCAGGCTCAACCAAGCATTTGAAAAGTGTATGGATCTTGGGATACAACAAGGTTTAACAAAAGGGTTGCTTCTAGGTTGCATGGGTGTAGTTTATGCAGCTTGGGCTTGCCAAGCTTGGACTGGGAGCCTGCTTGTTACTCGGAGAGGGGAGAATGGTGGCCATGTCTTCATCTCTGGTTTGTGTATTTTTATGGGAGGAAT AGCAGCTATGAGTGCCCTCCCAAACATCTCATTCTTTGCGGAGGCGAGGGCTGCTGCCATCAGGATTTCAGCGACGATTGATAGAGTTCCTCTAATTGATCTTGAAAATGAAGGACAGATTTTAGATGCAGGGATAGTTGATGTTGAATTTAAAGATGTTTCCTTTAGTTATCCATCGAGGCCTGATACAATAATCCTTGAAGGGTTTAATCTCAAAGTTGGTGCTGGTGAGACTTTAGGACTTGTTGGAGCCAGTGGTTGTGGCAAGTCCACAGTCATTTCTTTGCTTGAAAGATTGTATGATCCTGTTAAAGGCCACATTCTTGTTAATAGATGCAATATAAAGAGCTTATCTTTAAAATGGTTAAGATCTCAAATGGGGCTGGTTAGTCAAGAGCCAATTCTCTTTGCAACAACAATCAAGGAAAATATTATGCTTGGCAGGGAAGGGGCTTCTATGGAAATCATTATCAAAGCAGCTTATGCTGCAAATGCCCATAATTTCATCAGCAGTTTACCTAATGGATATGATACTCAG GTAGGGCAGTCTGGGGTGCAATTATCAGGTGGCCAAAAGCAGAGAATAGCGATAGCAAGAGCTATAATCAGGGACCCCAGGATCCTTTTACTTGATGAGGCTACAAGTGCTTTGGATGCACAATCTGAAAAGATAGTCCAAGAAACTCTGGACCAGGCCTCAGTTGGAAGGACGACAATTATTATTGCTCACCGCCTTGCCACAGTCCATAGAGCTGATACCATAGCAGTTCTTCAGTCAGGGAGAGTATTTGAATCCGGAACTCACATTCAACTAATGCAAATAAACAATAGAGGAGGGGCCTATCGGAGAATGGTTAAAATGCAACAAACAGTACAGGATGACAAATCTAGCACTTACTATAACTCATCACAAGGAGCTACAAGCATTTTTCGGTATCGTAACATGCAGTCACCTAAGATTGTGAGGAACATGCAGTCAACAAAGATTTCTTTTAACTCAAGCCCGGGCATTATTGGCAGTCCTGCAATATCATTTGTTGGAATAAAGCCTGTTAAAAACTTTCCAGCCAATGATAGAGAGGACGTGAACTTATTAAATACATCAAACGCTTCTGTTTCTAATTGGCGTTTGCTAAAAATGAATGCCCCTGAGTGGAAAGAGTTGTTATTAGGGTGTTTCGGAGCTGCTGGTGCTGGCGCTATTCAGCCAATTTTCTCTTATTGCTTGGGATCACTTGTTTCAGTTTACTTTCTACAGGAAAATTCAGAGATAAAATCAGAGACGAGATTTTATATCTTCATCTTCTTATGCCTCGCAGTGTTCAACTTCTTCTGCAGTCTCATCCAGTATTATGATTTTGGATTTATGGGTGAGAAGTTAACGAAAAGGGTTCGAGAGAAAGTGCTGATAAAGCTGTTCACTTTTGAAATAAGATGGTTTGAGAAAGATGAGAATTCAAGTGCAGCAATATGTGCAAGAATAACTACAGAAGCCAGCAAGGTCAGATCTCTTGTAGGAGATCGGATGTCATTGTTGGTTCAGGCCATCACAAATGCTTCAGTGTCATATGCACTTGCACTAATTGCAACATGGAGGTTAGCTATTGTTTTGATTGCCATGCAGCCTGTACTCATAGGGGTATTCTACACAAAGACAACCTTAATGAAGAAAATATCTCAGAAAAGCCGAAATGCTCAAAATGAAGGAAGCAAACTTGCAAGAGAAGCAGTTGTCCATCACAGAACTATAACTGCATTCTCATCTCAAGAAAGATTGCTGAGCTTATTCTCCTCAGCAATGGAAGGACCTAGAAAGCAAAGCAAGAAAAATTCATGGATTGTCGCGATAGGCTATTTTTGTGTCCATTTTCTGACAACAATATCTGTCGTCGTAACATTTTGGTATGGAGGCAGACTGCAAAGTCAAGGATTGTTGCACTCGGAAAACCTTTTTCAAGCTTTCTTTGTATTGATGGGAACTGCTAGAACAATAGCAGAAGCAGGTAGTATGAGTTCAGATTTATTAGAAAGTAGCAATGCAATCAGTTCATTGTTTGAGGTCATTGACAGAAAGAGTGAACTTGAACCTGAGGATCCAAAAGGTATCATAGTTGAAGAGATGGTAAAGGGTAATATAGAAATGAAAAACGTTTACTTTGCATATCCGTCAAGACCCAACCAAATGATCCTCAAGGGGTTGACTCTTAATATTGATGCTGGAAAGACAGTTGCACTTGTGGGACGAAGTGGTTCAGGAAAATCTACTATTATTGGACTAATTGAAAGATTTTATGATCCATTAAAAGGGTCAATATTCATAGATAAATGCAACATAAAGAGGTACAACTTAAGAAATCTAAGATCACATATTGCATTAGTGAATCAAGAGCCTACACTTCTGGCCGGAACAATCCTGCAGAACATTGTGTATGGAAATGAAAATGCTACAGAAGCTGAAATAAGGAAAGCGTCACGTCTTGCCAATGCTGATGAATTCATTAG CTCTATGAAAGACGGATATGAAACGTATTGTGGCGACAGAGGCATCCAACTATCAGGGGGACAGAAACAAAGAATCGCACTTGCCCGAGCAATACTAAAGAAGTCAAAAATACTTCTTTTAGATGAAGCAACCAGTGCACTAGATAGTATTTCCCAGAACATAGTACAAGAAGCATTAGAGAAAATGATGGTTAGTCGCACTTGTGTAGTTATAGCTCACCAATTATCTACAGTACGTAAATCAGATTCCATCGCTGTGATCAACAATGGAAAGGTTGTCGAACAAGGATCTCATTTGGATCTTCTTGCCCTTGGCAAGGCTGGTTCTTACTACTCCTTAACAAAGCTACAAAGAGCAAGGGAGAGATCATGa